CCGCTGGCCGACGCCCAGCTCCACGACGCGGACACCCGCCGCCCGCGCTTGTTCCCGCACCTCCTCCCAAGCCCACTCCGGTTCGCGCGACGGACCCACCGCCACCGCGCCCACACCCCGCTCGGCCAACACCGCCGCCAACCCACCGATGTGGTCGGCGTGCAGGTGGCTGAGCACCACCAAGGACACTTGCCGCACCCCGAGCCGCCGCAGGCACGCCAGCACCGGCACCGGATCGGGCCCGGTGTCGACCAGCACCGCTCGGCCACGCTCGGCCGTGGCCAGGACGACCGCGTCGCCCTGCCCGACGTCGCACGCGACCACCGCCCACCCGGACACCGGCCACCGCGGGGCGAACACCCCGACCGGAGCCAGCACCACGGCCAGCCCGACCACGACGGCCGCGAGCAGCACCCGCACCCGACGCAGCCGCAGCAGCACGGCGACCACCGCCACCGCGCCGGCCAACGCCGCGCCACCGGCCAAGCCCTGCGGCCACGCGACCGCGGACCCGGGCACCGCCGCCGCGTGCCGGCCGACCGCCACCAACCAGCTCGCCGCCGGACCGGCCAGCTCCACCACCAGCCGCGCCGAGCCCTCGTGGACCTGGGCCAGCCCGGCGGCCACCACGCCCAGCACCGTCACCGGCGCGACGACCGGCGCCACCAGCAGGTTCGCCGGCACGGCCACGAGGCTCACCTCTCCCGCGAACCCGGCGATCAGCGGAGCCGTGGCGAGGTGCGCCGCCGCCGGCACCGCCAACGCCTCGGCCAGCCCGGCGGGCACGCCCCGGTCCCGCAGCCGGGCGGCCCACGACGGCGCCAGCAGCACCAGCGCCGCCGTGGCGACGACCGACAGCCCGAACCCGAGGTCGACCGCCAGCCCAGGGTCGTGCAGCACGAGCACCACCACGGACGCCGCAAGTGCCGGCAGCGCCGACCGCTCCCGCCCCAACACCAGGGCGAGCAGCGCCACCGCACCCATCACCGCCGCCCGCAGCACGCTCGGCTCGGGACCGGCGAGCACGACGAACCCGACCAGCGCGACCATCGCCCCCGCCGCACGCCCGCGTGGTCCGACTGGCAGCAGCCGCAGCAGCAACAGCACCGCGCCGCACAGGATCGCCAGGTTCGCCCCGCTGACCGCCAGCAGGTGCGCCAGCCCGGCCGTGCGGAACTCCTCCACCACCCTGGGCGACAGCCGCGAGGTGTCACCGACGACCAGGGCGGGCAGCAGCCCCGCCGGTTCCGGGTCCAGCGCACCGCCGGCGTCCCGCAGGCCCGACCGCAGCGCCTCCGCCGCGCGCTGCCACACCGGTGCGGGGGTGACCTCGCGGGGCGGACCGCGGACCCGCAGCAGGGCGACGGTCGGCTCGCCGGGCCGAGCCGGGGCCAACGAGCCACGTGCCAGCACGCTCTGCCCGGGCAGGAGCGTCCGCCACGTCGCCGCCGGCGCCAGCACGACCAACCGGCCGCCGTCCTCGAGCGTCGCCTGGGCTCGGACCAGGTCGACGCCGCCCTGCCGCGAGCCGAACCCGCTGGTGCGCAGTCCGTGCGGCCGGTCGTCCAGCTCGAACCGGAGGGTGGTGGGCCCTCCGCGCTCGGCCGCCGTCCGGAGCGGGTGGTGGGCCGAGGTGTGCAGCTGGACACCGATCCAGCACGCCGCCACCGGCCCGGCCACCGCGATGGCCACCGCCGCCGGCCGCGCGCTCCGGAGGACCGGACGAGCGGTCGCGCCCGCCGTGAACCTGAGGACCAGGACACCGATCACGCCGGCCGCGAGACCGATGACCACGGCCCACCACCAGGCCCACAGCAGACCCGCCAGGGCCGCCGCCCACACGGCCAGTGCCGCGGGAACCAGGTGGGCGCGAGGGCTCACGGGCCGCCGCGCCGCTCAGGGCCGTGATGGACGGCCTTCGAGCGGTGGTCGGTCCGTCGATCGCCAGTGCGGTCGACGGTGTGCTGCAAGGGCATGACTGCCTCCTCGTGTTCGAAGGACGGGAAGGGGAGGTGCGTGCGTGGAATCGGGTCGTGCGTGGGGGTGGTTGTCA
This DNA window, taken from Saccharothrix variisporea, encodes the following:
- a CDS encoding DNA internalization-related competence protein ComEC/Rec2, giving the protein MSPRAHLVPAALAVWAAALAGLLWAWWWAVVIGLAAGVIGVLVLRFTAGATARPVLRSARPAAVAIAVAGPVAACWIGVQLHTSAHHPLRTAAERGGPTTLRFELDDRPHGLRTSGFGSRQGGVDLVRAQATLEDGGRLVVLAPAATWRTLLPGQSVLARGSLAPARPGEPTVALLRVRGPPREVTPAPVWQRAAEALRSGLRDAGGALDPEPAGLLPALVVGDTSRLSPRVVEEFRTAGLAHLLAVSGANLAILCGAVLLLLRLLPVGPRGRAAGAMVALVGFVVLAGPEPSVLRAAVMGAVALLALVLGRERSALPALAASVVVLVLHDPGLAVDLGFGLSVVATAALVLLAPSWAARLRDRGVPAGLAEALAVPAAAHLATAPLIAGFAGEVSLVAVPANLLVAPVVAPVTVLGVVAAGLAQVHEGSARLVVELAGPAASWLVAVGRHAAAVPGSAVAWPQGLAGGAALAGAVAVVAVLLRLRRVRVLLAAVVVGLAVVLAPVGVFAPRWPVSGWAVVACDVGQGDAVVLATAERGRAVLVDTGPDPVPVLACLRRLGVRQVSLVVLSHLHADHIGGLAAVLAERGVGAVAVGPSREPEWAWEEVREQARAAGVRVVELGVGQRLSWPGLELDVLGPRVVPRGDENTAVNDASLVLRASTPAGRVLLTGDVELAGQAGLLDAPVDLRADVLKVPHHGSRYSSPAFLAAVRPKVALVSVGAGNRYGHPSGVLLDTLARQGALVLRTDRDGDTAVLPGPDGPRIARRGDPIDN